From Halotia branconii CENA392, the proteins below share one genomic window:
- a CDS encoding DUF1838 domain-containing protein, whose product MVAQIQELGAEKWVKTRSSLDSTQSTFLIWTGKIYSFIPGEKRQLLFRMVGLSVSRCILIEEGSWNFTSRELTYYLDPQTNKTLQKWENPWTGETLPVLHVANNPVQGKFGGKFPAQVEGDATTFVFDIFPTYPNPLAEDPKFAAYSPFPTYQAAELFKLTVPTADLNNPKISSVSQLKLSWDRIGQWLPWMKMGDRPGNLIYSAFGSKISGLTELPQFLQDEINHRIPLYKQAPKAYIEEGEDMTSWLYFQKHFQAYLAGEIFPLPVAEE is encoded by the coding sequence ATGGTTGCCCAAATCCAAGAATTAGGTGCTGAAAAATGGGTGAAAACTCGTTCTTCTCTTGATTCTACCCAATCCACATTTTTGATTTGGACGGGTAAAATTTACAGCTTTATCCCCGGTGAAAAAAGACAACTCCTCTTTAGAATGGTGGGATTAAGCGTTAGTAGGTGCATTCTTATAGAAGAAGGTAGCTGGAATTTTACTTCTAGGGAACTGACTTACTACCTTGACCCACAGACAAATAAGACTCTGCAAAAATGGGAAAATCCTTGGACAGGCGAGACATTACCAGTATTACACGTTGCCAATAATCCTGTGCAAGGTAAATTTGGAGGTAAATTTCCTGCACAAGTAGAAGGAGATGCCACAACTTTTGTTTTTGATATTTTTCCTACTTACCCTAATCCCTTAGCAGAAGATCCAAAATTTGCTGCTTACAGTCCATTTCCAACTTATCAAGCAGCAGAATTATTTAAACTCACAGTCCCAACCGCAGATTTAAACAACCCCAAAATTTCCTCAGTTTCTCAACTTAAACTTAGTTGGGATAGAATTGGTCAGTGGCTTCCTTGGATGAAAATGGGCGATCGCCCTGGTAATCTAATCTATAGTGCCTTTGGAAGTAAAATCAGCGGTTTAACAGAATTACCCCAGTTTCTTCAAGACGAAATTAATCACCGCATTCCTTTATACAAACAAGCTCCCAAAGCATACATAGAAGAAGGAGAAGATATGACCTCTTGGTTGTACTTCCAAAAGCACTTTCAGGCTTACTTAGCTGGAGAAATCTTTCCCCTTCCCGTAGCGGAGGAATAA
- a CDS encoding Rpn family recombination-promoting nuclease/putative transposase has translation MKTDSIFYCLFQEFPGIFFELIGNPSPTTESYKFSSIEIKQTAFRIDGVFLPTQSEQNPIYFVEVQFQTDTEIYSRLFSEIFLYLHRNKPKNPWQGIVIYPTRSLDTSNINNYSEFFTSQRVSRIYLDELGETASLPIGIATIKLIVEDENTAVTVARVLIDRTQQEINTESQRKQLLELIETILVYKFPTMSRKEIESMFGLSDLKQTRVYQEGKEEGRQQGKEEGARQAKLRMIPLLMRLGLGSEEISKELDLNLEEVQQQMQK, from the coding sequence GTGAAAACAGACAGCATCTTTTATTGCCTTTTTCAAGAGTTTCCTGGCATATTTTTTGAATTAATTGGTAATCCATCCCCAACTACAGAGTCTTACAAATTCTCCTCAATCGAGATTAAGCAAACTGCATTCCGCATAGACGGCGTTTTTCTGCCGACACAAAGTGAACAAAATCCAATTTACTTTGTGGAAGTCCAATTTCAAACAGATACAGAAATTTATTCGCGTCTGTTTTCAGAAATATTTTTATACCTGCACCGAAATAAACCTAAAAACCCGTGGCAAGGAATAGTTATTTATCCTACTCGCAGTTTAGATACATCAAATATAAATAATTACAGCGAATTTTTTACTAGCCAGCGTGTTAGCCGTATCTATCTTGATGAATTAGGTGAAACTGCATCATTGCCAATTGGAATTGCTACTATTAAATTAATTGTTGAAGATGAAAATACAGCAGTTACGGTTGCTAGGGTATTAATAGACAGAACCCAGCAAGAGATTAACACAGAATCTCAAAGGAAACAGTTATTAGAGTTAATAGAGACAATTTTAGTTTATAAGTTTCCCACAATGAGTCGAAAGGAGATTGAAAGTATGTTTGGATTAAGCGATTTAAAGCAAACACGAGTTTACCAAGAAGGAAAAGAAGAGGGAAGACAGCAAGGAAAAGAAGAGGGCGCACGTCAAGCAAAGTTGAGAATGATACCTTTGCTAATGAGACTGGGATTAGGCTCAGAAGAAATAAGCAAAGAGTTAGATTTGAATTTAGAAGAAGTTCAACAACAAATGCAAAAATAA
- a CDS encoding OmpP1/FadL family transporter: MKQLRINLSLIPILTVLTVGTMPNLVLAGGFALNEQSVKGLGNAFAGSAATADDASTIFFNPAGLTRLTDDSIVGAGYVIFPTVSFQNQGSTVATGAPLSGGNGGEAGVDIAVPNFYAAWSLSDTVKAGIGINVPFGLATTYNRDWVGRYQAVESKLATININPTLAAKLSDNFSVGAGLNVQYAEATLSNAIDFGLIGRSVGLPTQPQQADGFVKVTGSDWSVGYNLGVMYEPSKSTRIGLSYRSPITQDIRGNADFTVPASARALTARGQFTDTGASAVVKLPDTLSLAIYQELNPRVSLVGDVTWTHWSRFQELRVKFDNPAQADSVQPENWDDTYRFGLGVNYAVNDRLTLRTGVTYDPSPISDEFVTARLPGGDRTLVGIGASYQPSKSLSFDVGYTHVFAEDSPINQSGSTTGTLKGKFASEVDIIGVQLNWQF; the protein is encoded by the coding sequence ATGAAGCAATTACGGATTAACTTATCGCTGATACCAATACTAACGGTATTGACAGTAGGTACTATGCCAAACTTAGTATTAGCTGGAGGATTTGCACTGAATGAACAAAGTGTAAAAGGACTGGGAAACGCTTTCGCCGGGAGTGCAGCTACCGCTGATGATGCTAGTACCATTTTTTTTAATCCTGCCGGGTTAACTCGTTTAACAGACGATTCTATTGTTGGGGCTGGCTATGTAATTTTCCCCACTGTGAGTTTTCAAAACCAAGGCTCTACGGTGGCTACAGGTGCGCCATTGTCAGGTGGGAATGGAGGTGAGGCAGGTGTTGATATTGCTGTGCCTAACTTTTACGCTGCTTGGAGTCTTTCTGATACGGTAAAAGCTGGTATTGGCATCAATGTTCCTTTTGGGTTGGCTACTACATACAATCGTGATTGGGTTGGGCGTTACCAAGCGGTGGAGTCGAAGCTAGCTACTATTAATATTAACCCGACCTTAGCGGCTAAATTATCTGATAACTTTTCTGTAGGCGCGGGTCTAAATGTACAATATGCCGAGGCAACGCTTTCTAATGCCATCGACTTTGGTTTAATTGGTCGGAGTGTTGGCTTACCTACCCAACCTCAACAAGCAGATGGTTTTGTGAAAGTCACTGGCTCTGATTGGAGTGTGGGTTATAACTTGGGGGTAATGTATGAACCGAGCAAAAGTACCCGTATTGGTTTAAGTTACCGTTCTCCAATTACTCAAGATATTAGGGGAAATGCAGACTTTACAGTACCAGCAAGTGCGAGGGCGCTAACAGCAAGAGGACAGTTTACAGATACAGGTGCTAGCGCTGTTGTGAAACTCCCAGATACACTTTCTTTAGCTATTTACCAAGAACTTAACCCCCGTGTTTCCCTAGTTGGTGATGTAACCTGGACACACTGGAGCCGATTTCAAGAATTACGAGTTAAGTTTGACAACCCAGCCCAAGCAGATAGTGTACAGCCAGAAAATTGGGATGATACCTACCGTTTTGGGCTTGGGGTAAACTACGCTGTGAACGATCGTCTAACACTACGAACTGGTGTTACTTACGATCCTAGCCCGATTAGTGATGAATTTGTTACTGCCCGATTGCCTGGTGGCGATCGCACCTTGGTAGGAATTGGAGCTAGTTACCAGCCTTCTAAATCACTGAGTTTTGATGTAGGTTACACTCATGTTTTTGCTGAAGATAGCCCTATTAATCAGTCTGGCTCCACTACGGGGACACTGAAGGGGAAATTTGCCAGCGAAGTGGATATCATCGGTGTACAACTGAATTGGCAATTTTAG
- a CDS encoding Uma2 family endonuclease: MTYISPKTLSLENFLTQYRDNPRYELADGELIDMEPTGPHETVSGKLATQIGIYLVAEKLPWFIPRTCLIYPLADTVTVRRPDVVVLDETVLEREPLWEREPIITLGRSIKLVVEVVSTNWETDYARKVEEYALLGIPEYWIVDYRGLGGVAFIGKPKQPTFTVCQLNEDIYTQQQYRLNQSINSPLLPHLQLCLSDILPR; encoded by the coding sequence ATGACATATATCTCCCCAAAAACACTCAGCCTTGAAAACTTTCTGACTCAATACCGAGACAATCCCCGCTATGAATTGGCAGACGGAGAATTAATTGACATGGAGCCCACTGGCCCTCATGAAACAGTGAGTGGCAAACTTGCAACTCAAATCGGTATCTACCTTGTTGCTGAAAAACTTCCCTGGTTTATTCCTCGTACTTGTTTAATTTACCCTCTCGCAGATACAGTTACAGTTCGTCGTCCTGATGTGGTAGTTCTTGATGAAACCGTTCTTGAGCGTGAACCTCTCTGGGAACGAGAACCCATAATTACTCTAGGGCGCTCAATTAAATTAGTGGTTGAAGTTGTTAGCACTAACTGGGAGACTGATTATGCTCGCAAGGTTGAGGAATATGCGCTTTTAGGTATTCCTGAATATTGGATTGTAGATTATCGAGGATTAGGTGGAGTGGCATTTATTGGTAAACCCAAACAACCTACTTTTACTGTTTGTCAACTAAATGAAGATATCTATACTCAACAACAATATCGACTCAACCAATCAATCAATTCACCACTTTTGCCACATCTGCAACTTTGTCTAAGTGATATTTTACCTCGTTAA
- the dusB gene encoding tRNA dihydrouridine synthase DusB, with protein MISLSPILQAKLSQPLKIGSFEVKSRVLQSPLSGVTDMVFRRLVRRYAPDSMMYTEMVNATGLHYVKQLPKIMEVDPKERPISIQLFDCRPDFLAEAAVKAVAEGADTVDINMGCPVNKITKNGGGSSLLRQPEIAEAIVKEVVKAVDVPVTVKTRIGWNDKEITILDFAKRMENAGAKMITIHGRTRAQGYNGNARWEWIGRVKEVLSIPVIGNGDIFSVAAAVKCLEQTGADGVMCSRGTLGYPFLVGEIDHFLKTGEILQPPTPIQRLECARDHLQALWEYKGDRGVRQARKHMTWYAKGFVGAAELRGQLSLIETVQQGLDLIDKAIEQLANGFEPEEEIESDLAFV; from the coding sequence ATGATTTCACTGTCTCCTATTCTCCAAGCTAAACTCTCCCAACCCCTGAAAATTGGCTCATTTGAAGTAAAAAGCCGAGTTCTTCAGTCACCCTTATCAGGTGTTACAGATATGGTGTTTCGCCGCTTGGTGCGTCGTTATGCACCAGACTCGATGATGTATACAGAAATGGTAAATGCTACGGGTTTACACTATGTGAAGCAATTACCAAAAATTATGGAGGTAGATCCCAAGGAACGACCAATCAGCATTCAATTGTTTGATTGTCGCCCCGATTTTTTGGCAGAAGCAGCAGTCAAGGCCGTTGCAGAAGGTGCTGATACGGTTGATATCAATATGGGGTGTCCGGTAAACAAAATTACTAAAAATGGTGGTGGTTCTTCGTTGTTGCGTCAACCAGAAATAGCCGAGGCTATTGTCAAAGAAGTAGTAAAAGCTGTTGATGTGCCAGTAACAGTCAAAACCCGTATTGGCTGGAATGACAAGGAAATTACTATTCTTGACTTTGCCAAGCGCATGGAAAATGCTGGGGCAAAAATGATTACAATACACGGGCGTACCCGGGCTCAAGGGTACAATGGTAACGCCCGTTGGGAATGGATTGGCCGCGTCAAGGAAGTGCTTTCTATTCCAGTAATTGGTAATGGGGATATTTTTTCGGTTGCAGCAGCTGTGAAATGTTTAGAACAAACTGGTGCTGATGGCGTGATGTGTTCTCGTGGGACTTTGGGTTATCCTTTTTTGGTGGGAGAAATTGACCACTTTTTGAAAACAGGAGAAATATTACAGCCACCAACTCCGATTCAGCGGTTGGAATGTGCTAGAGATCATTTACAAGCTTTATGGGAATATAAAGGCGATCGCGGTGTACGTCAAGCCCGCAAACACATGACTTGGTACGCAAAAGGTTTTGTCGGTGCTGCCGAATTACGTGGACAATTGAGTTTAATTGAAACAGTACAACAAGGCTTAGATTTGATAGATAAAGCAATTGAGCAGCTAGCTAATGGCTTTGAGCCTGAAGAAGAGATAGAATCTGACTTGGCTTTTGTTTAA
- a CDS encoding transposase translates to MTIELKVIGIDVSKSSVTIHILSCYPKGGLKAYWEKTRNKSSSLYPVFYSNPDPKKKQKSAFDFANFLKEHKPDIAILEPTGNHYSRLWSKIIESLGINILWVGHIELRRYRGGKNLPNKSDAADALAMAAYPLDGEHHTIDGELNLKYFLMHRPEQIDQLRELCQQLEHLNRVQNPIINYARQLLAWQFPEVAHVKSRSTKVGNVPPLWGWLAERQLEVSPQAWKMMNNKYELSAAKHYGITIDTILRTHADWLCDIALEEQRIETVIQQLLAEDCFKIYNQIFSQFGFGLRVRARLLSRIYPFEAFLVNGKPLIEYEVREVKRVEKIRRDSHTIVKRSPGDVKRVKRNRSRDAFKMRLGMGTILEQSGDDLVEVTSGSALCRMSFWQYVLCQVETEKLPDSNTAAAMLDYRTKLKDFTDESGRQLLNGKHLQGKLMAKVANLLFNLFVDAIATARS, encoded by the coding sequence ATGACAATTGAATTAAAAGTTATCGGGATTGATGTCTCTAAATCTAGTGTCACAATTCATATTTTATCATGCTATCCAAAAGGAGGTTTAAAAGCATATTGGGAAAAAACTAGAAATAAATCATCAAGTTTATATCCAGTTTTTTACAGTAATCCTGACCCAAAAAAGAAACAGAAAAGTGCTTTTGATTTTGCTAACTTTCTTAAAGAACACAAGCCTGATATTGCTATTTTGGAGCCAACTGGCAATCATTATTCTCGACTGTGGTCAAAGATAATTGAAAGTTTAGGCATAAACATCTTGTGGGTGGGTCACATAGAGTTACGCCGTTACCGTGGCGGTAAAAATCTGCCAAATAAAAGTGATGCTGCTGATGCTTTGGCGATGGCTGCATATCCCCTTGATGGGGAACACCACACCATTGACGGAGAACTCAACCTCAAATACTTTCTCATGCACCGCCCGGAACAAATTGACCAACTACGAGAACTGTGCCAACAACTGGAACATCTCAACCGGGTACAAAACCCAATTATCAACTACGCTCGACAATTACTTGCTTGGCAGTTTCCAGAAGTTGCTCATGTCAAATCTAGAAGTACCAAAGTTGGTAATGTGCCGCCGCTTTGGGGATGGTTAGCTGAACGTCAACTGGAGGTATCGCCGCAAGCTTGGAAGATGATGAATAACAAATATGAATTATCAGCTGCCAAGCATTACGGTATTACTATTGACACCATACTTAGAACTCATGCTGATTGGTTGTGTGACATTGCTTTGGAAGAACAACGCATTGAAACTGTAATTCAACAGCTATTAGCTGAGGACTGTTTCAAAATCTATAACCAAATTTTTAGTCAGTTTGGCTTTGGTTTGCGAGTTCGTGCGCGGTTGCTAAGTCGGATCTATCCGTTTGAAGCATTTCTAGTCAATGGCAAACCACTAATTGAGTATGAGGTCAGAGAGGTAAAGCGGGTTGAGAAAATTCGCCGTGATAGTCACACGATCGTCAAACGTTCCCCTGGCGATGTTAAACGAGTCAAACGTAATCGTAGCCGGGATGCTTTTAAAATGCGCCTTGGTATGGGAACGATTTTAGAACAGTCTGGTGATGATTTAGTAGAAGTCACCAGCGGTTCAGCTTTGTGTCGAATGTCCTTTTGGCAGTATGTTCTGTGCCAAGTAGAAACAGAAAAGCTACCTGATAGCAACACCGCCGCCGCCATGCTCGATTACCGTACTAAGCTCAAAGACTTTACTGATGAGTCGGGGAGACAATTGCTCAATGGTAAACATCTGCAAGGTAAATTGATGGCTAAGGTGGCTAACCTGCTATTTAATCTATTTGTAGACGCGATCGCCACAGCGCGATCGTAA
- a CDS encoding histidine phosphatase family protein translates to MARVIIVRHGQSTYNTERRIQGRTDVSRLTQKGRDDATKVGKALSSISFNAIYSSPLQRAKQTADIIHSQLEIDSAQSPIPQVSDNLLEIDLPLWAEMLSADVKQKFAEDYRTWKERPHELRMLINDAEGKKEHFPVLVLYAQAQQFWQETLSRHHGETILIVGHNGINRALISTALGISPSRYHCIQQSNCGITVLNFAGGLTQAVQLESMNQTQHMGDILPSLRPDHQGVRLLLVRHGETEWNRQTRFQGQIDVPLNENGRKQAQKASEFLQNLPIDFAVSSTMLRPKETAEIILSHHPSVKLELQDGLREISHGLWEGKLEAEIEQEFPGELERWRTQPGAVQMPEGENLQQVWERSVETWQLIVQTALANQLKTGLIVAHDATNKTLLCHVLGLSTENFWNFRQGNGAVSVIDYPCGLNGLPVLQAMNITSHLSGGVLDKTAAGAL, encoded by the coding sequence ATGGCTCGTGTCATCATTGTGCGTCACGGTCAAAGTACCTATAACACCGAACGGCGTATCCAAGGGCGTACTGATGTGTCTAGATTGACACAAAAAGGTCGTGACGATGCCACTAAAGTAGGCAAAGCCCTCAGTAGTATTTCATTTAATGCAATTTACAGCAGTCCTCTCCAAAGAGCTAAACAGACAGCAGATATTATCCATAGTCAGTTAGAAATTGATTCTGCACAGTCGCCTATTCCCCAAGTTTCGGATAATTTACTAGAAATTGACCTGCCTTTATGGGCAGAAATGCTCTCTGCTGATGTTAAACAGAAATTTGCCGAAGACTACCGCACCTGGAAAGAACGTCCTCACGAATTGCGGATGTTAATTAATGATGCTGAAGGAAAAAAAGAACATTTCCCTGTACTCGTTTTGTATGCACAGGCGCAGCAATTTTGGCAAGAAACTTTATCTCGTCATCATGGCGAAACCATTCTGATAGTTGGGCATAACGGTATTAATCGCGCTTTGATTAGTACAGCGTTAGGTATTTCCCCAAGTCGCTACCATTGCATACAGCAATCTAACTGTGGAATCACTGTCTTAAATTTTGCTGGGGGATTAACACAAGCAGTTCAACTAGAGTCGATGAATCAAACGCAACACATGGGAGATATCCTACCCTCGTTGCGGCCAGATCATCAAGGTGTGCGATTATTGTTGGTGCGTCATGGAGAAACTGAGTGGAATCGTCAGACTAGATTTCAAGGTCAAATTGACGTTCCTCTCAACGAGAATGGCCGCAAACAAGCACAAAAAGCAAGTGAATTTCTGCAAAATTTACCAATTGATTTTGCCGTTAGTAGTACAATGCTGCGTCCTAAAGAAACAGCAGAGATTATCTTAAGTCATCATCCTAGTGTAAAGTTGGAATTACAAGATGGTTTGAGAGAAATCAGTCACGGACTTTGGGAAGGAAAATTAGAAGCAGAAATAGAACAAGAATTTCCCGGAGAGTTAGAGCGCTGGCGAACACAGCCAGGAGCAGTACAAATGCCTGAAGGAGAAAATTTGCAGCAAGTGTGGGAGCGTAGTGTGGAAACTTGGCAGTTGATTGTGCAAACAGCATTAGCAAATCAACTCAAAACCGGATTGATAGTAGCTCACGATGCTACAAATAAAACTTTACTGTGTCATGTTTTAGGTTTGTCAACAGAAAATTTCTGGAATTTCCGTCAGGGTAATGGTGCAGTCAGTGTGATTGATTACCCCTGTGGATTAAATGGTTTACCAGTACTGCAAGCAATGAATATCACCAGTCATTTGAGTGGAGGTGTATTAGATAAAACGGCAGCTGGGGCATTATAA
- a CDS encoding aldo/keto reductase, with translation MHINELSLPSMGCGTWAWGNKLLWGYKESMDDQLQAVFNLCVSNGVTLFDTGDSYGTGRLNGRSELLLGRFSREYQGVNQENICIATKLAAYPWRWTRQSMVKACHASAKRLRSKVDLVQMHWSTANYAPWQEVGLLDGLADLYEQGQVKGVGLSNYGPQQLQRVHQKFAARGVPIKTLQVQYSLLSTYPVTQLGLKDVCDQLGIKLIAYSPLALGILTGKYSEKHTFPKGIRGLLFRQLLPGVRSLLACLQDVAESRNKTMSQVAINWCICKGTIPIPGAKSVQQAQENIGALGWQLDSNEIAALDQAAASTDKVMVQNIFQTK, from the coding sequence ATGCATATTAACGAATTATCCCTTCCTAGCATGGGTTGTGGGACTTGGGCATGGGGAAACAAACTGCTGTGGGGATATAAAGAAAGCATGGACGACCAGTTGCAAGCTGTCTTTAACCTTTGTGTAAGTAACGGTGTGACTTTATTTGATACAGGCGACTCTTACGGAACAGGGAGATTAAACGGCCGCAGCGAGTTACTTCTAGGAAGATTTTCTAGAGAATATCAAGGCGTAAATCAAGAAAATATTTGTATTGCTACTAAACTTGCTGCTTACCCTTGGAGATGGACACGCCAATCAATGGTCAAAGCTTGCCATGCTTCCGCCAAACGCTTAAGAAGCAAGGTAGATTTGGTACAGATGCATTGGTCAACGGCAAATTATGCTCCTTGGCAAGAAGTAGGGCTATTGGATGGTCTAGCAGATTTGTATGAACAAGGACAAGTTAAGGGAGTAGGACTATCTAATTACGGCCCTCAACAACTGCAACGTGTACATCAAAAATTTGCGGCGCGAGGAGTACCGATTAAGACTTTGCAAGTTCAGTATTCCCTACTATCTACATATCCTGTGACTCAACTAGGATTAAAAGATGTTTGCGATCAGCTAGGAATTAAACTAATTGCTTACAGTCCTTTAGCTTTGGGAATATTAACAGGAAAATATTCCGAGAAACACACTTTTCCTAAAGGTATCCGGGGTTTATTATTTAGACAGCTATTACCAGGAGTGCGATCGCTTTTAGCATGTTTACAAGATGTGGCAGAATCTAGAAACAAAACCATGTCACAAGTAGCAATTAATTGGTGTATTTGTAAAGGAACAATTCCCATACCTGGAGCTAAATCAGTGCAACAGGCACAGGAAAATATTGGCGCTTTGGGTTGGCAGTTAGACTCTAATGAAATTGCAGCTTTAGATCAAGCGGCTGCAAGCACAGATAAAGTCATGGTACAAAACATTTTTCAGACGAAGTAA
- a CDS encoding dihydroorotase, translating into MVELLQQVRVIDPISGTDKLADVLISDGIIQAVAAHISQISPDTQIRNCQGLVLGSGLVDLYSHSGEPGFEERETLLSLLQAAATGGFTRVGILPDTSPSIDHPALVAQLQKQRIVGESLYAAPLLHIWGAITLDVAGKQMTELADLAAAGVVGFSDGKPWENLGLVRRVLEYLQPLEVPVAFWPCDRQLIANGVMREGTDALRFGLPPIPASAETTAIAALLELVVAIGTPVHIMRVSTARSVELIASAKAAGLPITASTTWMHLLLDTKAVKSYNTSLHLDPPLGNSSDVKALREAVRTGVIDAIAIDHAPYTYEEKVQAFAEAPPGAIGLELALPLLWQNLVATEEFTALELWQALSTNPAKCLQQKTSAIAANQPAELTLFDPQVNWKVERKNLYTLSSNTPWLGQELKGRVVRIWC; encoded by the coding sequence ATGGTTGAATTGCTACAACAAGTACGGGTAATTGATCCAATTTCTGGAACTGACAAATTAGCTGATGTGCTAATTTCTGATGGGATTATTCAAGCCGTCGCCGCGCACATTTCCCAAATCAGTCCTGATACTCAAATTAGAAATTGTCAGGGATTAGTTCTTGGTTCTGGATTAGTAGATTTGTATAGTCACTCCGGCGAACCAGGGTTTGAAGAACGAGAAACATTGTTATCTTTGTTACAAGCTGCGGCAACTGGAGGCTTTACCAGAGTTGGCATTTTACCCGATACATCTCCGTCCATTGATCACCCGGCACTTGTAGCACAGTTGCAAAAACAGAGAATAGTAGGGGAGAGCTTATATGCTGCTCCCCTACTTCATATTTGGGGTGCTATCACCTTAGATGTGGCTGGAAAGCAGATGACGGAGTTAGCAGATTTAGCTGCGGCTGGAGTTGTCGGTTTTAGTGATGGTAAACCTTGGGAAAATTTAGGGTTGGTGCGACGGGTACTAGAATATCTCCAACCTTTAGAGGTACCAGTAGCATTTTGGCCTTGCGATCGCCAACTCATTGCTAATGGAGTCATGCGAGAAGGCACAGATGCGTTACGGTTCGGTTTACCACCCATACCCGCCAGTGCTGAAACTACCGCGATCGCAGCTTTGTTAGAGTTAGTCGTCGCTATAGGTACGCCAGTACATATTATGCGTGTTTCCACCGCTCGTAGTGTGGAATTAATCGCTTCAGCCAAGGCTGCTGGTTTACCAATTACCGCCAGTACTACTTGGATGCATTTATTGTTGGATACAAAAGCTGTTAAAAGTTACAACACCAGCTTACATTTAGATCCGCCCTTAGGTAATTCCAGTGATGTCAAAGCATTGCGTGAAGCTGTACGGACTGGGGTTATAGATGCGATCGCCATTGACCATGCACCTTATACTTATGAAGAAAAAGTCCAAGCTTTTGCCGAAGCACCCCCAGGAGCAATTGGTTTAGAGTTAGCATTACCTCTTTTATGGCAAAATCTCGTAGCCACAGAAGAATTTACAGCTTTAGAATTATGGCAAGCTCTAAGTACTAACCCAGCCAAGTGCTTACAACAGAAAACAAGTGCGATCGCAGCTAATCAACCCGCCGAATTGACTTTATTTGATCCTCAAGTTAACTGGAAAGTGGAAAGAAAAAATCTTTATACGCTTTCTAGTAATACACCTTGGCTAGGACAAGAATTAAAAGGTCGTGTTGTGCGAATTTGGTGTTAG
- a CDS encoding GNAT family N-acetyltransferase: MQVRPATVDDVLLIFSFIQKKSEFDRNIGAFSGGLQVSEEKIRQTIFKTTPFAHVLFAQSLEREIGFALYGFRYSSFVGQPSIWLDDLYVDQNARSQGAGTALMARLAQIAKENDCTHLAWNADARNTRGLSFYYRLGAKITEQQGNRCFLRWVP; encoded by the coding sequence ATGCAAGTCAGACCTGCTACTGTTGATGATGTCTTGTTAATCTTCTCATTTATTCAAAAGAAATCAGAATTTGATCGAAACATTGGTGCATTTTCTGGAGGGTTGCAAGTATCTGAAGAAAAAATCCGCCAGACAATTTTTAAAACAACTCCTTTTGCCCACGTTTTATTTGCACAGTCTTTAGAGCGTGAGATTGGGTTTGCTTTGTATGGATTTAGGTACTCATCATTTGTAGGTCAGCCAAGTATCTGGCTTGATGATTTATATGTTGATCAAAATGCAAGGAGTCAAGGCGCAGGAACAGCATTAATGGCTCGACTCGCTCAAATTGCTAAAGAAAATGATTGTACTCATCTTGCTTGGAATGCTGACGCTCGAAATACCCGTGGACTGAGTTTTTATTATCGCTTGGGTGCAAAAATTACCGAACAGCAAGGTAATCGGTGTTTTTTACGATGGGTTCCGTAG
- the msrB gene encoding peptide-methionine (R)-S-oxide reductase MsrB → MNKRYFLEASAALVGTALLSQYISNNQRSKIMAASNTEFEVTKPEEEWRTILTPEQFKVLRKHGTERAFSSPLDKEYNKGTFVCAACELPLFTSDTKFNSGTGWPSFFQPIVGAIDTTVDKSLFMTRTEVHCHRCGGHLGHVFDDGPAPTGKRYCMNGVAMEFIPA, encoded by the coding sequence ATGAACAAACGCTATTTTTTAGAAGCTAGCGCAGCATTAGTTGGCACAGCTTTGTTATCACAATATATCAGCAACAATCAAAGGTCAAAAATTATGGCAGCATCTAACACTGAATTTGAAGTTACTAAACCTGAGGAAGAATGGCGCACAATTCTAACGCCAGAACAATTTAAGGTTTTGCGGAAACACGGTACAGAACGTGCTTTTAGTAGTCCATTGGATAAGGAATATAACAAAGGTACTTTTGTGTGTGCAGCCTGTGAATTACCACTATTTACATCTGACACCAAATTTAATAGTGGCACTGGCTGGCCGAGTTTTTTCCAACCAATTGTAGGGGCAATTGACACTACTGTAGACAAGTCGTTGTTTATGACCAGAACTGAAGTGCATTGTCATCGTTGCGGTGGACATTTAGGACATGTGTTTGACGATGGCCCTGCACCCACAGGTAAACGCTATTGCATGAATGGTGTAGCGATGGAGTTTATTCCTGCTTGA